The proteins below come from a single Streptococcus canis genomic window:
- a CDS encoding helix-turn-helix transcriptional regulator produces MDKETLNYWKTVITFLHDVLGDNYEIILHVIDKNDIYIGELVNSHISGRSKNSPLTKFALDLITQKVYQEKDFVTNYKAIVSPQHKEVRGSTFFIKDKDGNLEGMLCINLDISAYQGVASEVLKLANLNLGNLIPNATEAKPPTAPQEEAVEILTSNIQDIISEIIDPSLLRHNVHLSQDVKIDIVAKLSEKGVFQLKGAVSKVADILCISEPSVYRYLKKIESD; encoded by the coding sequence ATGGATAAAGAAACGTTAAACTACTGGAAAACCGTTATCACATTTCTTCATGATGTCTTAGGTGATAACTACGAGATTATTTTACATGTCATTGATAAAAATGATATTTATATTGGAGAACTTGTTAATAGTCACATCAGTGGGCGCTCTAAAAATTCCCCTCTAACGAAGTTTGCCCTTGACTTGATTACCCAAAAGGTTTATCAAGAAAAAGATTTCGTGACCAATTATAAGGCCATTGTTAGCCCACAACACAAGGAAGTCCGCGGCTCCACCTTTTTTATTAAAGACAAAGACGGTAACCTTGAAGGCATGTTGTGTATTAATTTAGATATTTCTGCCTATCAAGGGGTGGCTAGCGAAGTGTTAAAACTGGCCAACCTCAATTTGGGAAATCTCATTCCTAATGCCACAGAAGCCAAACCACCAACAGCCCCACAAGAAGAAGCAGTTGAAATTTTAACCTCTAACATTCAAGACATTATCAGCGAAATCATAGACCCTTCATTGTTAAGACACAATGTTCACCTTAGCCAAGATGTCAAAATCGACATTGTGGCCAAACTCTCTGAAAAAGGGGTCTTTCAACTCAAAGGAGCGGTCTCAAAGGTTGCTGACATTCTTTGCATCTCTGAACCCAGTGTTTATCGCTACCTCAAAAAAATCGAGTCTGATTGA
- a CDS encoding 3-oxoacid CoA-transferase subunit B, with product MAIELSKEEIQNRIAKRVAQELTDGSLVNLGIGLPTKVANFVPDDMTVYFQSENGFIGLGPKSDDPNSTIVNAGGQPVTVYPGAAFFNSADSFGIIRGGHVDLTVLGALEIAENGDIANYLIPGKMVPGMGGAMDLLVGAKKVIVAMEHTNKGRHKLLKECTLPLTARGVVDMIITEMGVFKVTPDGIKVIEISEGFTFDEVQAASGVRLSMFEA from the coding sequence ATGGCCATTGAATTAAGTAAAGAAGAGATTCAAAATCGTATTGCAAAACGCGTCGCACAAGAATTGACAGATGGTTCTTTGGTAAATCTAGGAATTGGGTTACCAACCAAGGTAGCTAATTTTGTTCCTGATGATATGACCGTTTATTTCCAATCCGAAAATGGCTTTATTGGTTTAGGTCCTAAATCAGATGATCCCAACTCAACGATTGTTAATGCAGGTGGACAGCCTGTTACCGTTTACCCAGGTGCTGCTTTCTTTAACAGTGCAGATTCCTTTGGGATTATTCGTGGTGGACACGTTGACCTAACAGTATTGGGTGCCTTAGAGATTGCAGAAAATGGGGATATTGCTAACTACCTCATTCCAGGGAAAATGGTTCCTGGTATGGGGGGTGCGATGGATTTGTTAGTTGGTGCTAAAAAAGTTATCGTAGCTATGGAACATACCAATAAAGGTAGACATAAGCTTTTAAAAGAATGCACACTGCCTTTAACCGCAAGGGGAGTTGTCGATATGATCATTACAGAAATGGGTGTGTTTAAAGTAACTCCTGATGGAATCAAAGTCATTGAAATCAGTGAAGGCTTTACCTTTGATGAGGTTCAAGCAGCAAGTGGTGTTCGTTTGAGCATGTTTGAAGCTTAA
- a CDS encoding CoA transferase subunit A — protein MENSKTISMAEAISHIKDGDTIMVGGFMANGTPEALIDALVEKGTKDLTLICNDAGFIDRGVGKMVAGHQFKKIYATHIGLNKEAGRQMTAGETIIELIPQGTFAEKIRIGAYGIGGFYTPTGVGTLVAEGKETKVINGRTYLLEYPFEADVALIFANKADELGNLQYSGSENNFNQLMAACAKTTIVQAREVVAVGALQPEHVHTPHIFVDYIVEEGA, from the coding sequence ATGGAAAATAGTAAAACAATTTCAATGGCAGAAGCTATTAGTCATATTAAAGACGGCGATACGATTATGGTAGGTGGTTTTATGGCTAATGGAACACCAGAAGCCTTAATTGATGCACTGGTTGAAAAAGGTACAAAAGATTTAACCTTGATTTGTAATGATGCTGGGTTCATTGATCGAGGAGTCGGCAAAATGGTTGCTGGTCATCAATTCAAAAAGATTTATGCGACCCATATCGGTTTGAATAAAGAAGCTGGTCGTCAGATGACAGCTGGAGAAACCATTATAGAGTTGATCCCCCAAGGAACATTTGCTGAGAAGATTCGTATTGGGGCTTATGGTATTGGAGGGTTTTACACACCAACTGGCGTAGGAACCTTGGTAGCCGAAGGAAAAGAAACAAAAGTTATTAATGGAAGAACTTATCTGCTAGAATACCCATTTGAAGCAGACGTTGCCTTGATTTTTGCCAATAAGGCTGATGAGCTTGGAAATCTACAATACAGTGGCTCAGAAAACAATTTCAACCAGTTGATGGCAGCCTGTGCCAAGACTACTATTGTGCAAGCTAGAGAAGTAGTAGCAGTCGGTGCTTTACAGCCCGAACATGTTCACACACCACATATTTTTGTGGACTACATTGTTGAAGAAGGAGCATAG
- a CDS encoding acetyl-CoA C-acetyltransferase — MSREVVITSAYRTPIGNFGGAFKSVSAVDLGVTVVKKILAETKLPSNAIDEVIFGNVLHAGLGQNVARQVALHSGLPYETPAFTIDMVCGSGLKTVELGAQKIQAGNADIVLVGGTENMSQAPYILQNQRWGSRMGDAKVVDTMLRDGLSDAFEGYHMGITAENIVQKYGFTREEQDQFAANSQQKAQKAIEQGRFKDEIAPVTVPQRKGDPLVVDQDEYPKFGTTVEQLAKLRPAFIKDKGTVTAGNASGINDGAAAILLMSKEKAEELGLPILARIVSYASAGVDPSVMGCGPIPATQKALAKAQLTIDDIDLIEANEAFAAQALAVSKDLGFDDAKVNVNGGAIALGHPIGASGARILVTLLAEMSKREVQYGLATLCIGGGQGQSLIITR, encoded by the coding sequence ATGAGTAGAGAAGTTGTTATCACATCAGCCTATCGTACCCCAATTGGAAATTTTGGAGGTGCTTTTAAATCAGTGTCAGCGGTTGACTTGGGCGTAACAGTTGTTAAAAAAATTCTAGCAGAAACAAAGCTTCCTAGTAATGCTATTGATGAGGTTATTTTTGGAAATGTTTTGCATGCAGGACTTGGGCAAAATGTCGCTAGGCAAGTCGCCCTTCACTCAGGACTTCCTTATGAAACTCCAGCCTTTACCATTGATATGGTTTGTGGGTCAGGTTTAAAAACGGTGGAGTTAGGTGCCCAAAAAATTCAAGCAGGAAATGCTGATATTGTTTTGGTTGGTGGCACGGAAAACATGAGCCAAGCTCCTTATATTTTACAAAATCAACGTTGGGGCTCTCGTATGGGAGATGCTAAAGTAGTGGATACCATGCTTAGAGATGGTCTAAGTGATGCCTTTGAAGGGTATCATATGGGAATAACCGCAGAAAATATCGTTCAAAAATATGGTTTCACCAGAGAAGAACAGGATCAATTTGCAGCTAACAGCCAACAAAAAGCACAGAAAGCTATTGAGCAAGGTCGCTTTAAAGATGAAATTGCTCCTGTAACGGTTCCTCAGCGTAAAGGTGATCCGCTTGTCGTTGATCAAGATGAGTACCCTAAATTTGGAACAACGGTTGAACAGTTGGCCAAACTAAGACCAGCTTTTATCAAGGACAAGGGGACAGTAACAGCTGGTAACGCTTCAGGAATTAATGATGGTGCAGCAGCCATTTTACTGATGAGTAAAGAGAAAGCTGAAGAACTAGGGCTTCCTATTTTGGCGAGAATTGTTAGTTATGCAAGTGCAGGTGTAGATCCAAGTGTTATGGGATGTGGTCCTATTCCTGCTACGCAAAAAGCTCTTGCAAAGGCACAGCTTACGATTGATGATATTGACTTGATTGAAGCTAATGAAGCATTTGCTGCTCAGGCTTTGGCAGTCTCTAAAGACCTTGGTTTTGATGATGCTAAGGTCAATGTCAATGGTGGAGCAATTGCTCTAGGACACCCAATTGGAGCTTCTGGTGCTCGTATTTTAGTAACTCTATTAGCAGAAATGTCTAAGCGTGAGGTGCAGTATGGTCTAGCGACACTCTGTATCGGTGGTGGACAAGGACAAAGCTTGATTATAACAAGATAG
- a CDS encoding LysR family transcriptional regulator: MNISSLVYFVEIVNCDFNLTKAAQKSHISQPALSSYIKTIEKDEGVVLFHRQKGRLVGLTSVGERFFENAKVVISSHEQLMADLRNESKKYKGEVTIGIPQLISGIVFSELIPKLIEENPDVKFNIIETGAYELQRKLFVKDVDFGILLTPTTLDPNMADIEVLLRDQLCLYMGEKTFRDKFHGNRYIGIKDLHRESLVTFDSTFMINHQLDTLFKKERISPKIKYYSASWDFLLNSTRYSSYLTILPRPITHFANMNGLVEIQLVERPKWEVVLASLKSDKTSHLKTYIKNSILDYFSNQRF, from the coding sequence ATGAATATTTCAAGCTTGGTTTATTTTGTTGAGATTGTTAATTGTGACTTTAACCTGACGAAAGCGGCTCAAAAGAGCCATATTTCCCAGCCTGCTCTCAGTAGTTATATTAAAACCATCGAAAAAGATGAAGGTGTTGTTCTGTTCCATCGTCAAAAGGGGCGACTGGTGGGACTTACCTCGGTTGGTGAACGTTTTTTTGAAAATGCTAAAGTTGTCATCTCTTCACATGAACAATTAATGGCTGATTTGCGCAATGAATCAAAAAAATACAAAGGAGAGGTTACGATTGGGATTCCCCAATTAATTTCTGGCATTGTCTTTTCTGAGCTTATCCCAAAACTCATTGAAGAAAATCCAGATGTTAAGTTTAACATCATTGAGACCGGTGCCTACGAATTGCAACGAAAACTATTTGTAAAGGATGTCGACTTTGGCATCTTACTGACCCCAACAACACTGGACCCTAATATGGCTGACATCGAAGTACTATTAAGAGATCAACTTTGCCTTTATATGGGAGAAAAAACCTTCCGAGACAAATTTCATGGCAACCGGTATATTGGCATCAAAGATCTCCATCGAGAAAGCTTGGTGACTTTTGATTCAACCTTTATGATTAACCATCAGCTTGATACCCTGTTTAAAAAAGAACGCATCAGCCCCAAAATCAAGTATTACTCAGCTTCTTGGGATTTTTTACTGAATAGTACACGGTATTCCTCCTACCTGACGATTTTACCAAGACCCATCACCCACTTTGCCAACATGAATGGCCTTGTTGAAATACAGCTAGTCGAGCGTCCCAAATGGGAAGTTGTTCTCGCCTCACTCAAAAGTGATAAAACCAGTCACTTAAAAACCTATATTAAAAACAGTATTTTAGATTATTTCAGCAATCAACGCTTCTAA
- a CDS encoding short-chain fatty acid transporter, producing MNDTKTKKSFMDRYIDGFMKWMPESLFICFILTFLVVAMSLWMTDSPFIGTEKTGGIIYGWVNGFWGLLSFAMQMTVLLATGNAVASSPPAHKMFKSLAKLPRTRTQIFIFSIIVGSTFGFLHWGLGMMVAIVFGRELLVQARQKGIKVHTPLFVATLFFTFLPATSGLSGAAVLYSATPNYLRNSVAEAYKQVVPESVPLTESVLNLPFISLLVVCMLVPLCFALLAHPKDDAKIMELDDEIYHHSISDASRIAIPRNTPAEKMNASRVVMYLVGGVIVSYSLYHFSVVGLSGLDLNSFNFLFLGLGLLLCGQQGPEYYGSLFKDGVMSSWGLVLQFPFYAGIFGIIQSTGLGLEISHFFVAISNGTTWPVFAYLYSALLNIAVPSGGSKFVIEAPYIVPATIEVGNDLGKILQAYQLGDATTNLIVPFWALSYLSNFKLKFNQIVAYTIPCVLVVTGIVIIYLLVF from the coding sequence ATGAATGACACCAAAACGAAAAAAAGTTTTATGGATCGCTATATTGATGGCTTTATGAAATGGATGCCAGAATCTCTATTTATCTGTTTTATTTTAACCTTTTTAGTTGTTGCTATGTCTCTTTGGATGACAGATAGCCCCTTTATTGGTACAGAAAAGACCGGCGGTATTATCTATGGCTGGGTAAATGGTTTTTGGGGACTCTTATCGTTTGCCATGCAAATGACGGTTCTATTAGCAACAGGAAATGCCGTGGCAAGTTCGCCACCTGCTCATAAAATGTTTAAGTCCCTTGCAAAATTACCTCGTACGAGAACACAAATTTTTATTTTTTCTATCATTGTAGGCTCCACGTTTGGTTTTTTGCACTGGGGACTAGGTATGATGGTTGCTATCGTTTTTGGTAGAGAACTATTGGTACAGGCTAGGCAAAAAGGCATTAAAGTGCATACACCACTGTTTGTTGCAACCTTGTTTTTCACCTTTTTACCAGCTACATCAGGCTTATCAGGAGCAGCTGTGCTTTATTCGGCCACTCCTAATTATTTACGCAATAGCGTTGCGGAAGCTTATAAACAGGTCGTCCCTGAAAGTGTTCCCCTGACAGAATCAGTTTTAAATTTACCTTTTATTAGTCTTTTAGTCGTTTGTATGCTAGTACCGCTCTGCTTTGCATTATTGGCACACCCAAAAGATGATGCAAAAATCATGGAACTTGATGATGAGATTTATCACCATAGCATCAGTGACGCTTCTCGCATTGCGATTCCGAGAAACACACCTGCTGAAAAAATGAATGCATCACGTGTGGTGATGTACCTTGTGGGTGGCGTCATTGTTAGTTACAGCCTTTATCACTTTTCAGTCGTTGGCTTGTCTGGCTTGGATTTGAATAGCTTTAACTTTTTATTCCTTGGGCTTGGTTTATTGCTCTGTGGCCAGCAAGGACCAGAATACTATGGATCTTTGTTTAAAGACGGTGTGATGTCATCTTGGGGCTTAGTTCTTCAATTTCCTTTTTATGCTGGGATATTTGGAATTATCCAGAGTACAGGCCTAGGGCTAGAGATTTCACATTTCTTTGTAGCCATCTCAAACGGAACAACTTGGCCAGTCTTTGCTTACCTTTATTCAGCTTTGTTGAATATTGCGGTGCCGTCAGGAGGCTCAAAATTTGTGATTGAAGCTCCATATATTGTTCCGGCAACGATTGAAGTTGGGAATGACTTAGGTAAAATTTTACAGGCTTATCAGTTAGGAGATGCTACAACAAACTTGATTGTTCCTTTCTGGGCCTTGTCTTATCTCTCAAACTTTAAGTTAAAATTTAATCAAATTGTGGCTTACACGATTCCGTGTGTCTTGGTGGTTACAGGGATTGTCATTATTTACTTGCTTGTCTTTTAG
- a CDS encoding class C sortase codes for MIEKLKNLGILLLFLLGTVIFLYPTISSQWNAYRDRQLLSTYHRQVTKKRPSETEEMWQKAKAYNARLGIQPVPDAFSFRDGIHDKTYESLLNVDEVDIMGYVEIPSIKVTLPIYHYTTDKVLSKGAGHLFGSALPIGGDGTHAVISAHRGLPSAEMFTNLNLVKKGDTFYFRVLNKVLAYEVDQILTVEPDQVTSLSGVVGKDYATLVTCTPYGVNTKRLLVRGHRIAYHYKKYQKAQKAIKLVDKSRMWVELLCAVFGVVIAIVLVFLYSRVSAKKNK; via the coding sequence GTGATAGAAAAACTAAAAAATTTAGGGATACTCTTATTATTTTTATTGGGGACAGTCATTTTTCTTTACCCTACGATAAGTAGTCAGTGGAATGCCTATCGTGATCGTCAATTGTTATCAACTTATCACAGGCAAGTGACTAAAAAGAGGCCGTCAGAAACGGAAGAGATGTGGCAAAAGGCTAAGGCCTATAATGCTAGACTTGGGATTCAGCCAGTACCAGATGCCTTTTCTTTTAGAGATGGGATTCATGACAAAACTTACGAAAGTTTACTGAATGTTGATGAAGTTGATATTATGGGATATGTTGAGATTCCCTCCATAAAAGTTACTTTACCAATCTACCATTATACAACGGATAAGGTCTTGTCCAAAGGGGCTGGGCATTTATTTGGGAGTGCTTTGCCTATTGGTGGAGATGGAACTCACGCAGTCATTTCAGCTCACAGGGGGCTTCCATCGGCAGAAATGTTCACTAATTTGAATTTAGTGAAAAAGGGAGATACTTTTTACTTTCGTGTGTTAAATAAAGTGTTGGCTTATGAAGTTGATCAGATACTCACTGTTGAACCAGATCAAGTCACATCACTTTCTGGGGTAGTGGGAAAAGATTATGCCACCCTAGTTACTTGCACACCATATGGTGTTAATACCAAGCGTCTATTGGTAAGAGGTCATAGAATTGCATATCATTACAAAAAGTATCAAAAAGCTCAAAAAGCCATAAAACTAGTGGATAAATCAAGAATGTGGGTAGAATTATTGTGTGCTGTTTTCGGGGTGGTTATAGCTATTGTTTTAGTATTTCTGTATTCGCGAGTAAGTGCTAAGAAAAACAAGTAA
- a CDS encoding SpaA isopeptide-forming pilin-related protein produces MREKILITAKKLMLACLAILAVVGFGMTRVSALSKDDKAELKITNIQGGPTVTLYKIGEGKYSERGDSFIGFELKQGVELNKAKPTSQEINKIANGINKGSVKAEVVNTKEHASTTYSYTTTGAGIYLAILTGATDGRAYNPILLTASYDEENPLKGGQIDATSHYLFGEEAVAKSSQPTISKSITKSTKDGDKDTASVGEKVDYKLTVQLPSYSKDAINKTVFITDKLSQGLTFLPKSLKIIWNGQTLTKVNEELKAGDKVIAQLKVENNGFNLNFNYDNLENHAPEVSYSALLNEKAIVGKDGNSNNVDYYYSNNPNKGETHKTTEKPQEGGSISKKTDKKVVYTYRVAFKKTGKDNAPLAGAVFGIYSDETATKLVDIVVTNEKGYAASNQVGKGTYYIKEIKAPKGYSLNTKVYSVETSWDKATMTSITNRTETIYTTDESQKSPGTNSVGWLVDNAFYKEKPEGKDAKPAYIKKSTEEASTTTEVKENQNEGAGTVLLNQDIPNTKLGELPSTGSIGTYLFTAIGSAAMISAIGIYLVKRRKA; encoded by the coding sequence GTGAGAGAGAAAATATTAATAACAGCAAAAAAATTAATGCTAGCTTGTTTAGCTATCTTAGCAGTAGTAGGGTTTGGAATGACACGAGTATCAGCTTTGTCAAAAGATGATAAGGCGGAGTTGAAGATAACAAATATTCAAGGTGGGCCAACAGTCACACTTTATAAAATAGGAGAAGGAAAGTATAGCGAGCGAGGAGATTCCTTTATTGGGTTTGAGTTAAAGCAAGGTGTGGAGCTAAATAAGGCAAAACCTACATCTCAAGAAATAAATAAAATCGCTAATGGTATTAATAAAGGTAGTGTTAAGGCTGAAGTAGTTAATACAAAAGAACATGCTAGTACAACTTATAGTTATACAACAACTGGTGCAGGTATTTACTTGGCTATATTGACTGGAGCTACCGATGGACGTGCTTATAACCCTATCTTACTGACAGCTTCTTACGATGAGGAAAATCCACTTAAGGGAGGGCAGATTGACGCAACTAGTCATTATCTTTTTGGAGAAGAAGCAGTTGCTAAATCTAGCCAACCAACAATTAGCAAGTCAATTACAAAATCCACAAAAGATGGTGATAAAGATACAGCATCTGTAGGTGAAAAAGTTGATTACAAGTTAACTGTTCAGTTACCAAGTTATTCGAAAGATGCTATCAATAAAACGGTGTTTATCACTGACAAATTGTCTCAGGGACTTACTTTCCTTCCAAAAAGTTTGAAGATTATCTGGAATGGTCAAACGTTAACAAAGGTGAATGAAGAATTAAAAGCTGGAGATAAGGTAATTGCTCAACTTAAGGTTGAAAATAATGGATTTAATCTGAACTTTAATTATGATAACCTTGAGAACCATGCTCCAGAAGTTAGTTATAGTGCTCTTTTGAATGAAAAGGCAATTGTTGGTAAAGATGGTAACTCCAACAACGTAGATTATTACTATTCAAATAATCCCAATAAAGGGGAGACACATAAAACAACTGAGAAACCTCAAGAAGGTGGTAGTATTTCTAAAAAAACAGATAAAAAGGTTGTCTATACTTATCGCGTAGCTTTTAAGAAGACAGGCAAAGATAATGCCCCGCTAGCTGGTGCTGTTTTTGGAATCTATTCAGATGAAACAGCTACAAAATTAGTTGATATTGTTGTAACAAACGAAAAAGGTTATGCAGCGTCAAACCAAGTAGGCAAAGGCACTTACTACATTAAAGAAATCAAAGCCCCTAAAGGTTATTCTTTAAATACAAAAGTGTATTCAGTGGAAACTTCATGGGACAAAGCTACGATGACTTCTATCACTAATCGCACAGAGACAATTTATACAACAGATGAAAGTCAAAAATCTCCAGGGACTAATTCAGTAGGCTGGTTGGTAGACAATGCCTTCTATAAAGAAAAGCCTGAAGGGAAAGATGCTAAACCTGCCTATATCAAAAAATCTACAGAAGAGGCGTCTACAACAACCGAAGTTAAAGAAAATCAAAACGAAGGAGCAGGAACTGTTTTGTTAAATCAAGACATTCCTAACACAAAACTTGGCGAACTTCCTTCTACAGGTAGCATTGGAACTTACCTCTTCACAGCAATTGGTTCGGCTGCAATGATTAGTGCTATTGGTATTTATCTTGTGAAGCGTCGTAAAGCATAA